CCAGTGAATGCGCTTCGGCCTCGGTCGAAGTCGAGCCCCAGGCGGTGATGCCGTGGCCGCCGAGGATGGTGCCGATCGCCTGCGGGTTGCGGCGCTTGATCTCGGCGATGTCCAGGCCGAGCTGGAAACCGGGGCGCCGCCACGGCACCCACACCACCCGGTCGCCGAAGATCTGCTTGGTCAGCGCCTCGCCGTCGGCCGCGGTCGCCAGCGCGATACCCGAGTCGGGGTGCAGGTGGTCGACGTGAGCGGCGTCGACGAGGCCGTGCATGGCGGTGTCGATCGACGGGGCCGCGCCGCCGCGGCCGTGCAGGCAGTAGTCGAACGCGGCGACCATCTCGTCTTCCCGCTCGATGCCGGGGTACACCTCGACCAGCGCGCGCATGCGGTCCAGTCGCAGTACCGCGAGGCCGTTCTCGGTGAGCGTGCCGAGGTCGCCGCCGGATCCCTTGACCCACAACAATTCGACGGGCTGCCCGGTGACCGGGTCGATGTCGGTGCCTTTGGCCGACGTGTTGCCGCCTGCGTAGTTGGTGTTCTTCGGATCCGAGCCCAACCGGTTGGACCGGCTGATCAGCTCTGCGACCGTGTCCTTGGCGTTCATGTTCATGCTCCCCACGACGACTGCGTGCCGCCGACTCGTTCTGCGTTGATCTGGTCCTGGTATCCCGACGCGGCGAAGGCGGCCATCGGATCGCCGGGCAACCCGCGGTCGACGCGCCATTTCGCCAGGGCGGGACGCACATCGGTGTAGAACGCGTCCATGACGATCGCGTTGGCGCCGAGGACGTCACCGTTGTGCTGGGCCTCGGCGAGCGCCTCGGTGTCGACGAGCAGTGCGCGCGCGGTCATCTCGGCCACGTTGAGCACCGACCGGATCTGCCCGGGGATCTTGGCTTCCACGTTGTGGCACTGATCGAGCATCAGGGCGACACCCGACGACGGGTCGAGCCCACCGCCACGCACCACCTCGAACATGATGCGGAACAGCTGGAACGGGTCGGCGGCACCGACGATCAGGTCGTCATCGGCGTAGAACCGCGAGTTGAAGTCGAACGATCCCAGCTTCCCCAGCCGCAGCAGCTGCGCGACGATGAACTCGATGTTGGTGCCTGGCGCGTGGTGCCCGGTGTCCAGGCACACCACGGCACGTTCGCCGAGCGCGCTGACCTGGGCGTAGGCGGTCCCCCAGTCGGGCACGTCGGTCATGTACATGGCGGGCTCGAAGAACTTGTATTCCAGTACCATTCGCTGATCCGCCCCGATGTGCTGGTAGATCGTCGCCAGCGATTCTGCCAGCCGGTCCTGGCGGCCGCGAATGTCGCCCTGGCCCGGGTAGTTGGTGCCGTCGGCCAGCCAGATCTTCAGGTCACGCGACCCGGTCTGGTTCATGATCTCGATGCACGCCAGGTGGTGATCGATGGCCTTCTGCCGCACGGCCTTGTCGGTGTGGGTGAGGCTGCCGAACTTGTAGTCGTCGTCCTGGAAGGTGTTGGAGTTGATGGTGCCCAGTTCGACGCCGTGCTCACGGGCGTAGGCACCCAGCGCGGCGTAGTCGTCGACGGTGTCCCAGGGGATGTGCAGCGCGACCCGCGGCGCGAGGCCGGTCATGCGGTGCACGGTGGCCGCGTCGGCGATCTTCTCCTCGACGGTGCGCGGCGTGCCGGG
This region of Mycolicibacterium goodii genomic DNA includes:
- the rhaI gene encoding L-rhamnose isomerase — translated: MSMVTVHPALDHLAIELPSWAFGNSGTRFKVFGTPGTPRTVEEKIADAATVHRMTGLAPRVALHIPWDTVDDYAALGAYAREHGVELGTINSNTFQDDDYKFGSLTHTDKAVRQKAIDHHLACIEIMNQTGSRDLKIWLADGTNYPGQGDIRGRQDRLAESLATIYQHIGADQRMVLEYKFFEPAMYMTDVPDWGTAYAQVSALGERAVVCLDTGHHAPGTNIEFIVAQLLRLGKLGSFDFNSRFYADDDLIVGAADPFQLFRIMFEVVRGGGLDPSSGVALMLDQCHNVEAKIPGQIRSVLNVAEMTARALLVDTEALAEAQHNGDVLGANAIVMDAFYTDVRPALAKWRVDRGLPGDPMAAFAASGYQDQINAERVGGTQSSWGA